The Populus nigra chromosome 19, ddPopNigr1.1, whole genome shotgun sequence genome includes a window with the following:
- the LOC133679492 gene encoding scopoletin glucosyltransferase-like: protein MGSEVNELHALFFPFMAHGHMIPLVDMAKLFASRGLKTTIVTTPLNVPLFSKTVQRTKNLGFEINIRTIEFSTVETGLPEGCENADLIISQGMGWDMLKNFFVATTILQEPLERLLEEIHPDCLIADMFFPWTTDAAAKFGIPRLVFHGTSFFSLCVGESLRLYEPHKKVSSDCEPFFMPNLPDDIKLTRNELPYPETHDDESDFNKMYKKVKEGDSKSYGVVVNSFYELEPVYADHYRKAFGRKAWHVGPVSLCNRNIDDKAERGREASIKENECLKWLDFKKPNSVVYISFGSMASFSASQLKEIATGLEASGQQFIWVVRRNKNSEEDKEDWLPEGFEERMGDKGLIIRGWAPQVLILDHEAIGGFVTHCGWNSTVEGIAAGVPMATCPLSAEQFYNEKLVTQILKIGIRIGVQEQALLGGDSIKSKALEEALSRLMEGEEAKEMRSKAKAFGKMARKAVEEGGSSYSDLNALIEELSFCHQG from the coding sequence ATGATACCACTGGTGGACATGGCCAAGCTATTTGCTTCCCGAGGCCTGAAGACTACCATAGTCACCACCCCTCTAAATGTGCCTCTCTTCTCCAAAACAGTCCAAAGAACCAAAAATTTGggatttgaaattaatatacgAACCATCGAATTCTCCACTGTTGAGACTGGATTACCAGAAGGATGTGAAAATGCAGACTTGATTATTTCTCAGGGTATGGGTTGGGATATGCTCAAAAACTTTTTCGTGGCAACCACCATTCTCCAAGAACCCCTTGAAAGGCTACTAGAGGAAATCCATCCTGACTGCCTTATTGCAGATATGTTCTTTCCTTGGACTACTGATGCTGCAGCTAAATTTGGAATTCCAAGGTTAGTGTTTCATGGAActagctttttttctttatgtgttGGAGAAAGTCTGAGACTATACGAGCCACACAAGAAAGTTTCGTCAGATTGTGAACCCTTTTTTATGCCTAACCTTCCTGATGATATCAAGTTGACAAGAAATGAACTGCCATATCCTGAAACACATGATGATGAATCCGACTTCAACAAGATGTACAAGAAGGTTAAAGAGGGAGATTCGAAAAGTTACGGGGTGGTTGTCAACAGTTTCTACGAACTTGAGCCGGTTTATGCTGATCATTACAGAAAAGCTTTTGGAAGAAAAGCATGGCATGTAGGACCAGTTTCTCTTTGCAACAGAAACATAGATGACAAAGCAGAGAGGGGAAGAGAAGCTTCTATTAAAGAAAATGAGTGTTTGAAGTGGCTTGACTTCAAGAAACCCAATTCAGTTGTTTATATCTCCTTTGGAAGTATGGCAAGCTTCTCTGCCTCTCAGCTAAAGGAGATTGCAACAGGCCTTGAAGCTTCTGGCCAGCAATTTATCTGGGTTgttagaagaaacaaaaacagtGAAGAAGATAAGGAAGATTGGTTACCTGAAGGATTTGAGGAAAGAATGGGAGACAAGGGACTAATTATAAGAGGGTGGGCACCCCAAGTGTTGATTCTTGACCATGAAGCAATAGGAGGATTTGTGACTCATTGTGGATGGAATTCAACAGTTGAAGGCATTGCCGCTGGGGTTCCAATGGCCACATGTCCACTGTCTGCTGAGCAATTCTACAATGAAAAGCTGGTGACACAGATATTGAAGATAGGTATCAGGATTGGTGTTCAAGAACAAGCTTTATTGGGCGGGGATAGCATTAAGAGTAAAGCTTTAGAAGAGGCATTGAGTCGACTCATGGAGGGTGAAGAAGCAAAGGAAATGAGGAGCAAAGCAAAGGCATTTGGGAAGATGGCAAGGAAGGCAGTTGAAGAAGGGGGTTCCTCGTACTCTGATTTGAATGCTCTTATCGAGGAACTGAGCTTCTGTCACCAGGGGTAG